The Bacteroidales bacterium genome contains a region encoding:
- the atpC gene encoding ATP synthase F1 subunit epsilon, with product MFLEIVTPEKTLFSDEIKYVQVPGSKGKFGVLKDHAPLISTLEEGQVIIINENDEEKIIEINGGVIEILKNNIIILLKM from the coding sequence ATGTTTTTAGAAATTGTAACACCCGAAAAAACATTATTCAGTGATGAGATCAAATATGTACAAGTTCCCGGCAGTAAAGGTAAATTTGGTGTTTTGAAAGATCATGCTCCTTTAATTTCTACTCTGGAAGAAGGGCAAGTTATAATTATTAATGAAAATGATGAAGAAAAAATTATTGAAATTAACGGAGGCGTTATTGAAATTCTGAAAAATAATATAATTAT